The Maniola hyperantus chromosome 27, iAphHyp1.2, whole genome shotgun sequence genome has a window encoding:
- the LOC117994547 gene encoding isochorismatase domain-containing protein 1-like isoform X2 translates to MARNILKLGALEAQRTVFLLCDVQETFRPHVKHFAEVVKVANKMLEAAKHFNIPVYVSEQYPKGLGHTTKDIKLDSAKLVYEKTKFSMYTPELQERLKTDVPNLGSVVLFGIEAHVCIEQTVIDLLNDNIMVHVLADGVSSRSLMDRGLALQRMQSLGCFIGTSENVLFKLLRDKQHPAFKHVSKLFTEPTSDVLSYDVIAKL, encoded by the exons ATGGCACGAAACATACTTAAATTGGGTGCCCTAGAAGCTCAGAGAACCGTGTTCTTACTATGCGATGTGCAAGAGACATTCCGACCTCACGTGAAACATTTCGCCGAGGTGGTCAAAGTTGCCAATAAAATg TTAGAAGCTGCAAAACACTTCAACATACCAGTATATGTATCGGAACAGTACCCCAAAGGATTAGGACACACTACGAAAGACATTAAACTAGACAGTGCAAAGCTTGTATATGAAAAGACGAAGTTTTCCATGTACACTCCAGAACTACAGGAAAGGTTGAAGACGGATGTGCCAAATTTGGGCTCAGTTGTGCTGTTTGGTATTGAG gcCCACGTATGCATAGAACAGACTGTGATAGACTTGTTGAATGACAACATCATGGTACATGTTTTGGCCGACGGAGTTTCCTCCAGGTCTCTGATGGACAGGGGGTTAGCTTTGCAG CGCATGCAATCGCTGGGATGTTTCATAGGCACATCAGAAAATGTGCTTTTCAAGCTGCTAAGGGACAAGCAGCATCCAGCATTCAAGCACGTTTCCAAGCTTTTTACAGAACCCACTAGCGATGTTTTAAGCTATGACGTTATAGCTAAACTTTGA
- the LOC117994547 gene encoding isochorismatase domain-containing protein 2-like isoform X3, with the protein MARNILKLGALEAQRTVFLLCDVQETFRPHVKHFAEVVKVANKMLEAAKHFNIPVYVSEQYPKGLGHTTKDIKLDSAKLVYEKTKFSMYTPELQERLKTDVPNLGSVVLFGIEAHVCIEQTVIDLLNDNIMVHVLADGVSSRSLMDRGLALQRMQSLGCFIGTSENVLFKLLRDKQHPAFKHVSKLFTEPTSDRFHNIGCFVGTSENVLFKLLKDKNNPAFKAISKLNLTPTSDQFGHNDQGYLDKL; encoded by the exons ATGGCACGAAACATACTTAAATTGGGTGCCCTAGAAGCTCAGAGAACCGTGTTCTTACTATGCGATGTGCAAGAGACATTCCGACCTCACGTGAAACATTTCGCCGAGGTGGTCAAAGTTGCCAATAAAATg TTAGAAGCTGCAAAACACTTCAACATACCAGTATATGTATCGGAACAGTACCCCAAAGGATTAGGACACACTACGAAAGACATTAAACTAGACAGTGCAAAGCTTGTATATGAAAAGACGAAGTTTTCCATGTACACTCCAGAACTACAGGAAAGGTTGAAGACGGATGTGCCAAATTTGGGCTCAGTTGTGCTGTTTGGTATTGAG gcCCACGTATGCATAGAACAGACTGTGATAGACTTGTTGAATGACAACATCATGGTACATGTTTTGGCCGACGGAGTTTCCTCCAGGTCTCTGATGGACAGGGGGTTAGCTTTGCAG CGCATGCAATCGCTGGGATGTTTCATAGGCACATCAGAAAATGTGCTTTTCAAGCTGCTAAGGGACAAGCAGCATCCAGCATTCAAGCACGTTTCCAAGCTTTTTACAGAACCCACTAGCGAT CGTTTCCACAACATCGGCTGTTTCGTGGGAACATCAGAAAACGTCTTATTCAAGTTGCTGAAAGACAAAAACAATCCTGCATTCAAAGCCATATCCAAACTTAACTTAACCCCTACTTCGGATCAATTCGGACACAATGACCAGGGCTACCttgataaattataa
- the LOC138404363 gene encoding zinc finger protein ZFP2-like isoform X2, producing MYADTHIETDVQRLTDNVVIKHELPESMLCKNDETLLFKEEPLGQYFTETCRNVYDSHFEVFKHELCDGSDMEHLSDNHVDAATINYFSSNDISAHSKEPSQAGVSSPADNAQRLDTSLTNKHAETVDTCADDDSSVEGNCFNAKTQQSLNTAKDTDNCALSSRSKKPRITHAGKILLSCEHCLYKTTYNKSSLVRHMRIHTGEKLSNCKLCNYKCSNASYLKVHMRTHTGEKPYNCKHCSYKCSQASHLKVHMRTHTGEKPYNCKHCNYKCSDTSNLKVHMRTHTGEKPHNCKHCNYKCSDTSNLKVHMRSHTGEKPYNCKHCNYRRSNTSNLKDHMRTHTGEKSYNCRHCNYKCIKQNQLKVHMRTHTGEKPYNCKHCNYKCSQASHLKVHMRTHTGEKPYNCRHCNYKCIKQNQLKVHMRTHTGEKPYNCKHCNYKCSQASHLKAHMRTHTGEKPYNYKHCTYKCSIASNLKVHMRTHTGK from the exons ATGTACGCAGACACACATATAGAAACAGATGTACAACGGCTCACTGACAATGTTGTAATAAAACATGAACTACCAGAGTCTATGCTTTGTAAGAACGATGAAACTTTATTGTTTAAAGAGGAACCCTTAGGCCAATACTTCACAGAGACCTGCCGTAATGTCTACGACTCACACTTTGAAGTGTTCAAGCATGAGTTATGTGATGGTTCAGACATGGAACATTTGAGTGACAATCATGTTGATGCAGCTACTATAAACTATTTCAGTTCTAATGATATATCTGCACACAGTAAG GAGCCTTCTCAAGCTGGAGTGAGTTCGCCTGCAGACAATGCTCAAAGACTTG ACACATCCTTGACGAATAAACACGCAGAAACTGTAGACACGTGTGCGGATGATGACTCTTCAGTGGAAGGAAACTGCTTCAATGCAAAAACACAGCAATCATTAAATACAGCTAAAGACACAGATAACTGTGCGCTAAGCAGTAGGTCCAAGAAGCCCAGGATAACTCACGCTGGCAAGATACTCCTCTCTTGTGAGCATTGCTTGTATAAAACTACATATAATAAGTCTTCCTTAGTGAGACACATGAGGATTCACACTGGAGAAAAACTTTCTAACTGTAAGCTTTGCAACTATAAATGTTCGAATGCAAGTTATCTTAAAGTCcatatgaggactcacactggggAAAAACCTTATAATTGTAAACACTGCAGCTATAAATGTTCACAAGCAAGTCATCTTAAAGTCCACATGAGGACTCATACTGGAGAAAAACCTTATAATTGTAAGCACTGTAACTATAAatgttcagatacaagtaatcTTAAAGtccacatgaggactcacactggggAAAAACCTCATAATTGTAAGCACTGTAACTATAAatgttcagatacaagtaatcTTAAAGTCCACATGAGGAGTCATACTGGGGAAAAACCTTATAATTGTAAGCACTGCAACTATAGACGTTCAAATACAAGTAATCTTAAAGACCACATGAGGACTCATACTGGAGAAAAATCTTATAATTGTAGGCATTGCAACTATAAATGTATAAAACAAAATCAGCTTAAAGTCCACATGAGAACACACACAGGAGAAAAACCTTATAATTGTAAACACTGCAACTATAAATGTTCACAAGCAAGTCATCTTAAAGTCCACATGAGGACTCATACTGGAGAAAAACCTTATAATTGTAGGCATTGCAACTATAAATGTATAAAACAAAATCAGCTTAAAGTCCACATGAGAACACACACAGGAGAAAAACCTTATAATTGTAAACACTGCAACTATAAATGTTCACAAGCAAGTCATCTTAAAGcccacatgaggactcacactggggAAAAACCTTATAATTATAAGCATTGCACATATAAATGTTCGATTGCAAGTAATCTTAAAGtccacatgaggactcacactggaaAGTAA
- the LOC117994547 gene encoding isochorismatase domain-containing protein 1-like isoform X1 produces the protein MARNILKLGALEAQRTVFLLCDVQETFRPHVKHFAEVVKVANKMLEAAKHFNIPVYVSEQYPKGLGHTTKDIKLDSAKLVYEKTKFSMYTPELQERLKTDVPNLGSVVLFGIEAHVCIEQTVIDLLNDNIMVHVLADGVSSRSLMDRGLALQRFHNIGCFVGTSENVLFKLLKDKNNPAFKAISKLNLTPTSDQFGHNDQGYLDKL, from the exons ATGGCACGAAACATACTTAAATTGGGTGCCCTAGAAGCTCAGAGAACCGTGTTCTTACTATGCGATGTGCAAGAGACATTCCGACCTCACGTGAAACATTTCGCCGAGGTGGTCAAAGTTGCCAATAAAATg TTAGAAGCTGCAAAACACTTCAACATACCAGTATATGTATCGGAACAGTACCCCAAAGGATTAGGACACACTACGAAAGACATTAAACTAGACAGTGCAAAGCTTGTATATGAAAAGACGAAGTTTTCCATGTACACTCCAGAACTACAGGAAAGGTTGAAGACGGATGTGCCAAATTTGGGCTCAGTTGTGCTGTTTGGTATTGAG gcCCACGTATGCATAGAACAGACTGTGATAGACTTGTTGAATGACAACATCATGGTACATGTTTTGGCCGACGGAGTTTCCTCCAGGTCTCTGATGGACAGGGGGTTAGCTTTGCAG CGTTTCCACAACATCGGCTGTTTCGTGGGAACATCAGAAAACGTCTTATTCAAGTTGCTGAAAGACAAAAACAATCCTGCATTCAAAGCCATATCCAAACTTAACTTAACCCCTACTTCGGATCAATTCGGACACAATGACCAGGGCTACCttgataaattataa
- the LOC138404363 gene encoding zinc finger protein ZFP2-like isoform X1, whose protein sequence is MYADTHIETDVQRLTDNVVIKHELPESMLCKNDETLLFKEEPLGQYFTETCRNVYDSHFEVFKHELCDGSDMEHLSDNHVDAATINYFSSNDISAHSKQEPSQAGVSSPADNAQRLDTSLTNKHAETVDTCADDDSSVEGNCFNAKTQQSLNTAKDTDNCALSSRSKKPRITHAGKILLSCEHCLYKTTYNKSSLVRHMRIHTGEKLSNCKLCNYKCSNASYLKVHMRTHTGEKPYNCKHCSYKCSQASHLKVHMRTHTGEKPYNCKHCNYKCSDTSNLKVHMRTHTGEKPHNCKHCNYKCSDTSNLKVHMRSHTGEKPYNCKHCNYRRSNTSNLKDHMRTHTGEKSYNCRHCNYKCIKQNQLKVHMRTHTGEKPYNCKHCNYKCSQASHLKVHMRTHTGEKPYNCRHCNYKCIKQNQLKVHMRTHTGEKPYNCKHCNYKCSQASHLKAHMRTHTGEKPYNYKHCTYKCSIASNLKVHMRTHTGK, encoded by the exons ATGTACGCAGACACACATATAGAAACAGATGTACAACGGCTCACTGACAATGTTGTAATAAAACATGAACTACCAGAGTCTATGCTTTGTAAGAACGATGAAACTTTATTGTTTAAAGAGGAACCCTTAGGCCAATACTTCACAGAGACCTGCCGTAATGTCTACGACTCACACTTTGAAGTGTTCAAGCATGAGTTATGTGATGGTTCAGACATGGAACATTTGAGTGACAATCATGTTGATGCAGCTACTATAAACTATTTCAGTTCTAATGATATATCTGCACACAGTAAG CAGGAGCCTTCTCAAGCTGGAGTGAGTTCGCCTGCAGACAATGCTCAAAGACTTG ACACATCCTTGACGAATAAACACGCAGAAACTGTAGACACGTGTGCGGATGATGACTCTTCAGTGGAAGGAAACTGCTTCAATGCAAAAACACAGCAATCATTAAATACAGCTAAAGACACAGATAACTGTGCGCTAAGCAGTAGGTCCAAGAAGCCCAGGATAACTCACGCTGGCAAGATACTCCTCTCTTGTGAGCATTGCTTGTATAAAACTACATATAATAAGTCTTCCTTAGTGAGACACATGAGGATTCACACTGGAGAAAAACTTTCTAACTGTAAGCTTTGCAACTATAAATGTTCGAATGCAAGTTATCTTAAAGTCcatatgaggactcacactggggAAAAACCTTATAATTGTAAACACTGCAGCTATAAATGTTCACAAGCAAGTCATCTTAAAGTCCACATGAGGACTCATACTGGAGAAAAACCTTATAATTGTAAGCACTGTAACTATAAatgttcagatacaagtaatcTTAAAGtccacatgaggactcacactggggAAAAACCTCATAATTGTAAGCACTGTAACTATAAatgttcagatacaagtaatcTTAAAGTCCACATGAGGAGTCATACTGGGGAAAAACCTTATAATTGTAAGCACTGCAACTATAGACGTTCAAATACAAGTAATCTTAAAGACCACATGAGGACTCATACTGGAGAAAAATCTTATAATTGTAGGCATTGCAACTATAAATGTATAAAACAAAATCAGCTTAAAGTCCACATGAGAACACACACAGGAGAAAAACCTTATAATTGTAAACACTGCAACTATAAATGTTCACAAGCAAGTCATCTTAAAGTCCACATGAGGACTCATACTGGAGAAAAACCTTATAATTGTAGGCATTGCAACTATAAATGTATAAAACAAAATCAGCTTAAAGTCCACATGAGAACACACACAGGAGAAAAACCTTATAATTGTAAACACTGCAACTATAAATGTTCACAAGCAAGTCATCTTAAAGcccacatgaggactcacactggggAAAAACCTTATAATTATAAGCATTGCACATATAAATGTTCGATTGCAAGTAATCTTAAAGtccacatgaggactcacactggaaAGTAA